The stretch of DNA catacgaaaTAAGATGTTTAGAATTAAGAGTGTAATTATTTACCTAAACAAAAATCTAAATGAGCTGAGTATGAGCCAGATACTGTATTACTTTAAAACCAGGTAGCCGGCTCATACCCGTTGGGGTACAAAAATTGAATGTCAATTACCCGACCATTTAACATTACCCAAGCCGGCCCAAACAAATTGAGTTTTTATCGGGTATCCTTTCTACCCATGCCTGTTGCCATTCCTTTTTAATTGCTAAAGCTGTGTAGTACTTTTAGGAAAGCAGGAGTCGTGGCTTGATCTCTAAGAATCAATAAATACCCCCACAAATCAAACATAATAATCAAATAATCAATGATGCTAGTGTTTGAATAGAtacaataattatgcatgataACATTTATGTTATACTTGTCCAAAAGTCAGAAAAAAAATGTAGTGATAATTATCTACAACTCAGAAATCAATAATTTTACACAAAAATTCTCATTAGACGATCTTACAGGTCAATTTTATGATGAATATATCTTATTTAGGCAACTCatggaaaaaattattttcatgcCAACAtatcactttttattgtaaatgtgGGTAGTGTTTATGCAGAAAAACTTTCATTAAACGATCTCACAGGATTTAAGGtttttgaaatataaaaatctaaaaaataatataatattttttattttgattttattaaatatcaTGGTTTATATAGTTTATCCGAATGAGCTAGCATGGAATGTTTCTATTATAAGGATTGTTACCcaaaatattatcataaaaaCTCATACgatcaatgaaaaatattatttttaatccaGATATAGATACCTACTCTAAGGTTATATATTCACTTTCTGAATAACTAAAAAACcaataattgaattaatttttgcGATGAACATAACGAGCTAGTTTTTTTCAATATGTATAACAACGTTTTCCGATCTGAATTGTTCATGTATAAGTTGATTGTGGTGAAATCCTTGTGAATTTTAGAGTAAAACTCAGTTGTTCATTTACAAAATATCCAAATATTCATATTATCAATTAAACACTTTCATTATCCtgaaatgaaataaaaatagtgATTAACAACAATATTGCATCATAATGAATTTGGATCCTCTGTTGTAGCTGAAATTATAACACCGTCtttttacacgagatgatcAACTGATTATCTCGTTTCATCTGATAACGTCCTCGGATTTTATATAAATGTGATATCAATAGATATTTAAAGTAGCTAAGCAATTACCAATGGGACATTTTCTGAAGATAAAATATATATGTGAAATTGTGTACAGCTATTTAAGCtatctaactcaaaatgaaataatataatCTCTCACTTATCCATAATAACCCGAATactagtaaataaataaatacagaTTAAGATAATaaaagtaaatatatataattagacTGTCTTccgaatatatattttatatataataatgtcGAAAAATAATACATGAATAAGAATTAAAATTAAACTGGAGCACCTCTCCTGATGCTGTTTACCCTAGTTGTTTCATAAACAGGCCGACCATTTGAATAAAATTCTAAGTCACAATTTGGCAATTCAAACAGATCCGAACTTGAATCTGTATCTCCACCGTCATCACAATCACTGAATTTCCTGAACTCCTTTTCTTCCGATGTGTACTGATCGTCGATCCAATTCATGCCAGAATTCTTGTTAATCTCCGCAATCCAGGCATCATCCGTGCACTTTTTCTCAGTACAAAACTGATTCTGCAAAGAGTTTGGCTTCTCATTCCCCTCATCTTTATGCTTCTGACGCTCAAACAAATCCCTGAATTTGACTTCTTTGCCAGGTTTTGTGGGAGCGGATTGCATAAAACCAGAACTCAAGCAAAAATTCCTGGATTTAGAATCAACATTTTTAGAATTAGTGTTGGTACGGAAATGGCTGATGCTGCTTCTCCTTTCCCTTCTTTCACCAGGGATTtctttttcttgaaaatatttCGGGCCAACGGATTGGGATTTACGCTTCTTCTTCGATCTTGTTTGACTGAACAGTGAATTCAAGAAACTAGCAAGCTTACCGCCTGGAGAACTCGGATGCCTGTACTTCTTGTTTTCCTTGCTCTTATATGAATCTTTTGCCTGATCTCGTGGAGTTATATCATCCCTCATAGTCGAATCGAGGCTCATTCTTGCAGCTCTCTGACCTTGGTGCTGCCTTTCTTTTCCGATGACTTTCTGAGAAAAATTTGAAGCATTGTTGAAGTTCCCCAATATTTGATCATCAACAGCACCGGAGAAATACTGAGCTGCCTCGAACACGTCGAGCTCCCCGGAATCGTTCCTCCAATTGAATGAGTACTTGTACATGTTGTTAGGACTTTTGAGAATACATGGTTCTCTTGAATTAATGTTTATATCATATGCAAGAATATTTAGCTAGTTTGTTTTTGCTTAAAGGGGTGTGTTTCGTTGGGCGATGCATATAAAGAAATGGGGTGATTTTTCTTCCTTCAAATTTCTATCAACTGCACTCTTCATGATTCTATATTTTACTCCATTACCAGCCTTTTTGCCCCACCAAAACGATTGGTTTACATGTGATATTCAGTGTTTTGAATTTTCgtgatattataaaaaaaattactctcgtaaaaaaaaaacaattataaaaatTCTGACgtaaattcaaaaaatttccCTTTTTAATTTCCCTTTTTCTTTCTAAATTTTACGGGGGGAAAAAAGTCAAATCTCTTTACTCCATTACCAGCCTTTTTACCATTATTAACGTATACATATTCAATGAATTTCACCGTGTGCATGTATTTATTTTCATGGagatgtatttatttattttgttgtagGATTTGAAAATTTACAATATTTCAAATACGATTACATAAATTGTTACTTGATAAAGCACGGAGAATCAACAAAATATACAAGAATATGTCATTGAAGTTGTTCTCTATTCAGTGGCAGAGCCAGAGATATGACTCTGCTCGAGttagaattttaaattttagaatcttttaatattttaaattgatctatccggactaatatcatattattccaaaattatataaaatttacatataaattgttttttttaaaaaaattgagccACCCGGACTATATATGTATGTGGCTCCGCCATGGTCTCTATCAACGTGGCCAACCACGAGCTTTGTTAATCCATCTAAACGTGTTTCATGTGTATATTTTAGTACCAACTCTCGAGGTTAGGACATCATGAatcctaaactgattagtcaAGTAATTCGATTTAGGGGAgtgtttgtaaaaaaaatatatatttttttaaagaagtgaTTAAATTTGTATATTGTTCATAACTAggtaatatttgaaaataaaagtgaaaaactttttttatttttttatttttttgaagatACACTCTTTGGtaataagttattttaatattatttttataataaaatacaaaaaaaaatcattacaaGAGATAATGTTTGACTGTGTtgtgaaatatatataaatgaatgtaaatgtaatttttattatatgaaaatattttgaggacAAGAGTAATcagaaaaatttatattttattttttatccgAATAGTAGAATCATTTTTGAAGAAGCGGAATCAAAAGATTGTTGACCTCATTGATCCAAAGATTATTGCTCTCGGTGTAACATAATCCTTGCCCTAAATTTGAGTGGACCACCATGGATTTAGGTATATTATTTAAGATGTCAGAAAATATAAGATGTAAATCCTAAGTATCAACCATTCATTATAATTTAAGAAATAAActgcttttttttttcttggatGCTCATCATCTAATTTttgaagagattattctaatAGGGTCAGCTTTTAATTAGTTGGATTAGTTTGAAAATTATATATAGTGATCTTTTTCCAAGATAACAATTAATTTGGTTGTGGTTGAGAAAACAGTATCACATGGTTTTATTGGATATCATTTTGGCCTCTCTCTCTAAATACTCAGTATGAACAAATCCCAAAGAGAACTTGAATTTCacttttttgaagttcaaaacCATGAGTGAGATCTTTGAAGAAAGACAAatatttgtgtgagatggtctcgtcgtattttgtgagacgaatatcttatttaggtcatccattaaaaaagtattactttttatgataaagagtattactttttattgtgaatatcggtaggattaacacatctcacagataaagattcgtgagaccgtctcataagagacataCTCTTGATTAAAACTTGGCTAGAATTTATAAAATCTTTATCAAATCATGAGTAATTAACTAATGTAAGAAAAGTGGACCGATATCCTCTATTATTACTCTAATCGAACCATAAATACTCGATTCTATATTGATTTACGTTATAAATAGACGAAAAGGAAATATTCTACATATATATTTGTATGTAAAATCTAAAGTTTGAATCAATCTCTATGTTGAAGTCTAGCTAATCGAATGTTATTAGTCAGTTAGTAGATCAATTATGAtacaattattataattaactAACACAATGTGTGTTTTGAGTTTATgctataaaataatttaataatgtaaaaattaaaataaaacacgATTTTGATGTattaacaaatacataaacacaGCTAGCTAGCTAGCTACTTGTCGTATCACTGTCATTATTGTTTATCAGTTCATCGGCCAATTAGCTTGGATCGATCGAtattaattaaaagaaaatattaattgTTATATTTACAATTGAACACCATCATGCCAGCAAATATGAAATACTTCAATCCATtaaatcgtctcacacaaatttttatctataTTTTATAGATATTTATTGATCAAACTTATAAATCACTCATAATTTTTGTAACTGGTAAATTATGGATTGGTGGTAATGGATCAAATCTTTCGTCGGTCGGAGAGGTTTCATCGGAAACACCCGTCTATAATTCATCGATCAATGTTGTTCGACGAAGCCTCTTAGATATCCAATTATGGATTTGTCTCAACCATTGATATGAGGTGTGGGCACTGTTTTTCTGAGTCCCACATCTCTTTGCCTTGTAACGTCAGAGCATTGATATGGAACACACATGGGATCTTTGTCATAGTCGGGTAGCATCtatgtattttatattttgtaGACATCTGAACGTACAAATATCTATTTTTTTGATAGGAAATCATGGAATTTTTTCTAGTTGAATCGAGCTTGAGACTTCGTCTTAAATTTAAGGTTCAAGTGTCAGAAAACATCGACGGGATATCACGGTTCTTGAACCGGTTAACTTGTattttactatttcattttcttttgaaaaatttctaTAAACTAAAAATGTGATATTCTAAAactagatttcaaatttttattattttttatctatttttttgGTTGGATGCGAAAATATTCATGTTTCTGTTATTTTTCCTTCCAAACCTCTATCGTGAACTTGGAAATGAGGGAATCCGATAgatatttgttttaatttttttaataaaaaataaagatatttGTTCGATTAAAGACACTTTTTTGTCTGTTCCAAAGGAAAAAAGATATTTGTTTGAGTATGAGGAGCTGTTATCTGAATTGAGCCAATATGGAGTGCGCATCACCGGACATATTCCAACATTGGTCATACTTTTTTGGACA from Primulina eburnea isolate SZY01 chromosome 6, ASM2296580v1, whole genome shotgun sequence encodes:
- the LOC140833459 gene encoding protein BIG GRAIN 1-like E, with translation MYKYSFNWRNDSGELDVFEAAQYFSGAVDDQILGNFNNASNFSQKVIGKERQHQGQRAARMSLDSTMRDDITPRDQAKDSYKSKENKKYRHPSSPGGKLASFLNSLFSQTRSKKKRKSQSVGPKYFQEKEIPGERRERRSSISHFRTNTNSKNVDSKSRNFCLSSGFMQSAPTKPGKEVKFRDLFERQKHKDEGNEKPNSLQNQFCTEKKCTDDAWIAEINKNSGMNWIDDQYTSEEKEFRKFSDCDDGGDTDSSSDLFELPNCDLEFYSNGRPVYETTRVNSIRRGAPV